gagggaataccACTGGACTCCTTAAAAGTCTCAAAGATCAGGCTGCCTTCACAATGCCTTTTGTGGGTGTGCATACTATGTGGGCTCTTAGTTATTGAATAAAATGCTGACTTGTCCCTCCACCATGCCTAATAAAATACGAGAAAGGTCTGTggagggtggtgatggtagcacaacagtgtACACTGAATTGCTTAAAATCGGATACTGTATGCTATATATATGCAaccataatacattttaaaaaaaataagttaaaaaaaaaacagtacccACAAGttggtaaaatatattttatttgctcaTACAAAGAAATAGTATGAATTGCCAgaatttcattttcctagaaACATCTTTCTTTGTGTAAAATTAATTTGTGTTATACATAGGACAAAATACTTGATTAAATTTTTTGTACATATTGTCTATTCTAACATCCAGGTTATAGGAGACACGCTGCTAGAATTTGCACAGTATTTCAGATTACTGGGCTGAATGAAACTCAGTCATAAATTAATGCTACAAAAGCGAAAAACATCTAACCACACTTTTAAGTTCTACTGATCAGCCTTCGTGATAAACAGTAAAGAAAAACGACATTGACGTCTGGGTGAGCACTTTTGATACATATCAAGTGTTTCTAGTTTATTGGTACCTTCTGTTTGCCTACAAAAATATCCTGGTAGGAACAGAAACTGAATTTCTCCAAAAGGTCTAAAGTGGATCTATCACTCAAAATGACTCCCCAGGAAGAATCCTATGAAGAGGacaatttctcctttgccatcatcaaattaagtatttattaagcagtcATTAAACTTAAAATACCTTGCCAGGCATTATCACTTACCAAGTCAACAGACTCCTGTACAAACAACTCAAAAGGAAGCGTGTGAtagacaggaaaaataaaaaactccactgttttgtttatctttttttcctccttcttaatgagaaaagaaaagaaactgagagaaataaAGTACTTGCAATGAAAACCAGAGCTTTTCCTGTAAACTGGAAGAAACCCAAAACATGTGCTAGGACAAATTGCCAAAACGGGAAATGATGTTTGCCTTCTAGCAGCTAAAAAGTTAAGTTTGGTGGCCTTGCAGATTTCAAGAGCAAGAAGATTCCCCAAGGCTTAATTTTTACACCTTTGCAAAATACCTCCAGGAAGATGTGTCTACTCATGCTCTGTACTAACTAATCCAGGATGGGGTGCCTTGATGGGGCAAATGTCACGTCCTGACCATTCAGGAACGGCAAGCTCTCAGGCTCAAGGAGAAGATGCATGTGATATTCGATTTGTTTGTATTACATGGAAAACTGCGCTCCATTGGAGCTAATTATTGACATCTGTTTGGAGTCAAGGATTTGACCCAGAATAGAATTTTGACCCACTTCAGTGTTCGTGACTAAATGACCCTCCTCCTCCCTGAAAATTTCCTGTCTCGGTTTTATTTTAAGGCAGGGAGTAAACAATTTAATCAAACATTGTCCAGCTTTGGAAAGAGGGGAGGGACCTGAAGGAGATGAAAAAGCTCATGTATGTTCTTCCTATCACTTGTAATATACCTTCCTCTTAATTTTCCTGCAGTTCTCCATCACCAGTTATGGCATATTGGGAGAAGGGTCTGAAAGCAGATGCCGCAGGACCTGGAAACAGGCTTGGAGACCGATGTTTACTGGAAGCTGTGTTATGCAGTAACTGGAAAGAGCTGTTCTCAGCTTTATTTCGAATGAGCCTCCCAATGGGAAGTAATGCATGTCCAGTTAGCACTCAGGCAGATGTCGTTGACACCCATCCAGCAAGAGGGGAGAACCAGACTGATTGTGATGTGTCCATAAATATAGGTCCTATATTACTTTGTACAGAGAGTAAGAGAGTTTTGAAGTGAATATTGCATCTAGGGAATTCAGAAAACCCCCGACGATCATCTTCCTACACAGAACCCACATAATGAAAGTATGAGAGCTTTGCTGCTAAGTATAAGCTGACTAGTAGCATCTGGGCTAAACCTGGTGTGCAAATACAAACTGGATCAACAAGAAGACATCATGTAAAGACCAGTGCCATCTCTGACCACTTTctaaagataaattatttttgctttttgcaTACAGCAGTCAAGGTATCGCATACGATGTCCAAAAGTGTCCTTTGTCAATGTCACAACACCACCATTTTGACCCTATGTATATCTTCCCACATATTCCTTGATTCTGGTTTAGGAAGTCGAGCAGAAACATGAGCATGTCATTATGTGATATTGCTACATAGTTACCCAACTGTCACAAATGATCCCCAACTGCTCTGTTAACAGAGCAGTATGGGGAGAACATTTTACACCAGCAGGAACAGAGCTAGCCACCCTTCTGCCAAGACCTGGTTGACACAAGGGACAGCTGTACAAGCACCAGGCTCAAGTGCTTACAGGCAATAGGACCGGCTCTCCCAACCCGCCTCGACAAGGGCCACGCCTGGTTCCTGCTGTCCAGCTGTTGGCGGCAGGCCACGCTGTCTTTCAGAGATGAGCTAGGAATTCCAAAGGAAAGAGTTCCAGACATCAAGCGAGGGTGCCAGGGATTGCCTTCCTCTGCCGGGCCGCCTGTCACTTTTGGGTCTTTGTCTTTTCTCCACCTTGAGGTTATCAGGCCACTGAGATATGCCCACCACGGGCTGGCTCTGCCCCTGGCAGCATGTTGGCAAACCCTCATGGGGCACGAGGCAACTGGCCCCTTTGGGTCTCGACGCCCGGCACCCTCGGCTTGGACCGGCGGCTCTGCCAGCCTGTGGGATTCTTTGGTGTGTCGAAGCAGCCCTGTCTCCCTGGAGAAGGGAGCATGACAGGCTGTCATGCAAATTAGAGGAGACCGCCTTGATTCCTAAAGAAGCGCCCTAGCGCCTTGCACATGTGACCGGGAAAAGAGGGGACTGGTGTCGAGCTGGTAAAAGAACCAGGGGATGGAGCAGGCAAGGACAAGGGATCATCCTTCAAAAGCAAAGGCTAAAGTGAGGGGACCTTAGCGATGGACTCTGCGAGGGCAGGGAGGGCGTCCCCGCCAAGGCAGTGATTCCGCCCCCGCTGAGTGGCCTGGGGGGAGCACCTGGCTCTGCGGTCTGGAAACGAGATCACATGGACGAGGGGGCTGCTCCGGGAGGTATGACCTTCAGAGCACAGGGCAGTGAGCAGCGCGGCGCCCCTACAGGGACCCAGGCAGGAGGAGAGACGGAAGCCGAAAGAGAGCACCCAAGTCACAAGGAGGAGGCGAGAGAACTCCAGCCGAGGGGGAAGGCTTAATACCCGTAACAACGAAAATCTCAAAAGTTGTGCTTTTCTTCTTAAATACAATGGGCAGGGAAAACACATGGAAGCACCATCCATCGTGAGGAAAAGAACAAGGAAATATTAGAGTCAAACCCTTTGGAATGTTAACAGATTACGAAGCTAACGCTCCTCCGGAGTGTGGCTAGGCAGCTTAGTGAATTAATTGcttatgaattaaaaataaattattataaaatagaTTTCTGTACATTTTACATACATATACTCTCTCTCCATAGATAAGCCACATGGTAAGGTAATGCAGccgtgtgggggggggggggcgggcctGGTCAGTTCCAGCCGAAGTCGTGCCCGGTCATCTGGTAGAACTTGAGGTTGAAGGGCCGGTAGAAGTCGCGCAGCCTGCGCACCGCGTCGCCGGCGATGGCCGGGTGGGGCCGGCCCTTGGTCTTGCCCAGGCAGTGCGGCTTGCTGCTGCCCTCGGCCTTCTTGAGGCAGGGGAAGCCCTTGGTCTTGTTGAAGTAGAAGTGCTTGTCCGTGATGATCCTCTTGAGGCCCAGGAAGTCCTGCACGCGGCCCAGCTCGCCGGCCGGGTCGCTGATGAGCCGCTCGCCGCTGACGAAGAGCAGCTGGCGCAGCGGGAAGTGGCGCAGCCAGTGCTCCAGGTGCTTGGCGTAGATGCCGATCTGGATGGCGCTCCACGACGTGTCCACCAGGCCCGCGGTCCTGTTCTTGAAGGTCAGGCTCTCGAAGGTGGGGATGTCGGGCCGCTTGGACAGCGTCTGCGTGTAGTCCGAGATGGCTCTGGTCACGGGGTCGCGCACCACCACGATGAGCTTGGTGTCCTTGGACATGGCCGAGATGCGCGCGGGCGCTTCGCGCGTCACGAAGTAGCTCGGCGTCTTCTCCATGGTGACCTGCCCGTCCAGGGTCCGCGGCATCAGGTCCCTGGGGAAAAGCGAACAAAGCAAACTCAGGTCAGAAGGTGAAGCCTCTTGGGCCACGTGCCTCCGTGTCAAGGTTCCTAACCCGGCTCCTTATTAGGGGAAGCAGGTTTCAGAAACAGGTAAAGAGGCCAGCAGAATCTTAGCGCCCAAGAGCCCACTGACATCACATCTGAAGTTTGGAAACCTCAAATAGGACGGGGTCCTCATCCAGGTAATAAAAAGAGCAAGAAACATTTTCCTCTAACGTCTTCTTGCGGTGTCACTCTTTTTCAGAGTAGCCACCTTTTCAAGACTAAGGTGGCCCAAACATCTGATGTCAAAAGACCAAGGCTTCTGGCCTCTCAATGGGTGTGTTTCCTCAATAATGGAGATGCCACCGTAAGTTCTCGCCAGCCTGTCTTCAGGCACTCGCCAAGCCTGGGCGCTAGAGGGAGGTGGCTCCTCTGGCCCAGCCGGGTCGTTCCAGTTTTATCACAGTGACCAGTGATAAAATGCCCTTACTCTGTGGAGCACTCCTGAGAACTACAAAGCAcacagcagggaaacggacttggcccagtggcccAGGGTgtgcatctaccacatgggaggtccgcggttcaaaccctgggcctccttgacctgtgtggagctggcccatgcatagggctgatgcgcgcaaggagtgccctgccacgcaggggtgtcccccgcgtaggggagccccacgcacaaggagtgcgccccgtaaggagagccgcccagcgcgaaggagggagcagcctgcctaggagtggcgccacccacatggagagctgacacaacaagacgacgcaacaaaaagaaacacagattaccgtgccgctgacgacaacagaagcggacaaagaaacaagatgcagcaaatggagacagagaacagacaacggggggggggggggggggcggggcgaataaataaataaatctttaaaaaaaaagcacacagcaGCCAAAAATATCATGGGAAATCAGATGACGGATAAATGAATGCAACCATGCCAAGAGGAAAGTCACGAACACGACTCTAGATGTTTCAAGTAACACTTTAGATGCCATGAGAAAACCGAGACTTGTATAATTGGCCTGCATTCATTCAAACAGAAGTGGTCTTCAAAAATGGTACACTATACAGTTGATACAGATCATGTTCTTTGTACGAAAAGGCAGGGCTTTGTTATGGGCGATTAGTGCTCAAAATAACACAAATCACTGAGGTAAGACCTTAAGTCAAAAGGCATGTGAATAGAGCTGATATTATAAACAACGGGCTGCACATAAATTGTTATATTATGATGCAACTGCTGCTGTAAGACATTTGGGGAAGGGGCAAGTCCTGAATGCAGAGTTTTGGGGACTGTTGACACTGCTTGTCCACTCCAGAGAACAATTTCAAGTACAACTATAAGAAGATGCTCTAGGAAGTAGAAACAGCAGCAAGAAAGGTAAGCAGGGGGTATGGTGGTTTGAACCTGTGATCgtcaggctattgtgtcaactcggccaggtacttgtgcccagttgtttggtccagcaagcactgggctaactgtaatacaagggcatttgtggaccttagtcaccattgactttactgcagtggtaaatcatagatagctggttataattacatcagtcagggaggttgccatcagcaatgagtgatgcttaacccaatcagttgaatgggttaaagggaagtgattccagcattgagtgagaatttcccagctcgtctttggacagccaacgtctcccagaactcgtcaagaactgTCACTGGACTTTCCTGGGAGCCGCTGGTTGCGGCCTGTccgcggaacctggacttgtgcttccccaaggctgcatgagagactcataaaatcgcatacaattgacagatatctcttgttgattatgtttctctagagaaccctggctaatacagtaTCCCAGAAAAACGCGTTCTTaagttaatccattcccgtgGATGTGAAACAGttgtaggtaggaccttttggtgaggctgcttcagttacaGTGTAGCTagctcagtcaggatgggtcttcatcctatttctggagtcccttataaggggagtgaaattcagacagagagagggaaagccGCAGGAAGAAAGAAGTGGAATCAACAGAACTTGGCAGAGAAGAGGAAGCGGGAGATGccgccacgtgccttgccatgtgacagaggagccgagGCGCTCCAGCAGGCAGCCCAGGACAACACgggctttggggagaaagcactgccttgatggcACCTCGATTTGGACTTTCTTGCAGTATCAAAaccataagtaaataaatttccattgtttaaatcaacccatttcaaggtatttgcttgagcagcccaggaaacgaGAACAGGGGGTCCAGTGGGAGGACTGGAGAAAAGCAAGGAGGAAATGCTAGGGTAGGAAGGTACCTGCAGGGGAGAAGTGGGACATGAAAACAGGCACGTAAGCCAAAGAAAAGGCCTATTTGTTTAAGGTTCTGCTACACCTCAGGAGATAGAAAACTGAAGATGGGGGTTCAGGTGTCCTCCCGTGCAAATGTGGGAAGGTGTCTTGACAAGCTCCATCAAGGCTGGGACTATCTTCTGTTATAGGCCTGTCGTGGTGCATAGAATAATAGCAGGTATCCCAAATACATGTGCAAGAATGAAGGAGTGACTGGTCTAGCTGATCAACAAGCCCCCAATGGAAACAGTAAGGTTAAGAGTATGGGCTTTGGGTTTAGGCCCCTTGTTAGCTGTGTGACCAGCAGGTGAGTTATTTACCCTCCCTGAGCCTCTGTATCCTAATATGTAAGATGGGAGTGACTGCACCTACCTTCTTCAGTTATTATGGAATTCACATGAGGTCAGTAAATTTGAAGCAGTTCAGCTAAACAATTAAGGAATAAGGGCTCGGACAGCAGACAGCCTGGGTTTAAATTCCAGCTGTGCCACTTTTAAGCTGTGTCACCTTCGGCAACCAAGCTTTTCTgagtctcattttcctcatctataaaaatggAGAGAATGATAGTTATGCCTCAGGAGTTTAATGAGAGTGAAAACAACTAGTAATCACATTATGCTTTGAACTTGACTGGCATCCAGTATGTACTTGACAAATATTCGCTGCTGctatattactattactattattatttactcGGTACACAGTTTATGGCACATAATGTGTCCCACTCTATTTTGGTCtagagtgtgtgtgtatgggttGGTGTGTACACATAAAAAGGAGATGTGTTAACTAATTGGGAGCTATGATTTTCCATTAGCTGTGGGATAGGGGATTTCTCATTATTCCCATCTGGGAACAGGGATAACAAAAAATTCCCATGTCAGTTTTGACCAAATGTTTACCACTCAATAGGACATTCTAAATTTCCTAATTAAAGCCATTTCAAATCTACTGAAACCACAACTCTGCTACTGGACATATCTATAGAAACTATGATGTAAACGGTTTATTGCACAAACCAAAAAGGGCGATTCCTTGAGAAGAGCTGCTCCTCCTAGGTCACTGGCAacaggaagaggagggaagaatgCGTTTTCCTTTAAGATTTCTCAGCAGAGCTGGAGCCAGCCCTGGCTTATGCTAAAACTGGATTAACCCACTTGGCCCATTAGCCCACTTAGATTAATGTAGCTGTGCCATCAGGCTAATATGATGGAGGATTAAAGAGAATGCTGGCTGTCAACTTGTTTTGCATTTCACTACAAAGCAGGCTGAGCTGGAGGAATTCTGAGGTTTTTTCCTGTGTTAAACTGCCGGCAATTGGCCAATCTACAAGAGATTAATATTCACAAGCAAAGGGACACTGCTGCAATGGAAGGAATTCAGTCTCCCAAGTTCTTTGTGGCCACTGCGGGAGATGTGGCTTCGTGGGGAAGGGGGATGAGAGGGGTCATCCTCAGAGAGAGCCTGTCTGACCTAGTAGGGGTGACAGAGGTTTGACTCCCAGCACCACCATTTACGAGGTATGACGCAGTACTTACAGCCTGGTCATGCCTCAGAGTCTTCATCTGAGCAAGGGGGAAATTATAATGTCCCTCTTCTggggtttgtttgtcttttaactttttattatatgtaatacatatgcacatatataatatatacaatatatgtagctaaaacttaaaatttcccatttcaaggGCACAATTCactggcattaattacattcccagaattgtgcaaccatcaccaacTTCCATTATTCTAACTTTTTCATCACTTCGAACAGAAATCCTGTGCCCCTTAAGCGTTAACTCTCCTTCCTCACTCCCTGGCTCCTGGCAACCTGTAGTCTACTATCTGCCTCTATAAATTTGCCTGTGCTCACACATGAGCAATAGCTGCCACAGCTCCAGCCCTCCagtcccctctccctctccttaccAGGTGGACTAGCACATGCACCAGGCATAGAGCGCTCATGAAGGCTTATGAAGTTGATGGGGCTGGGCACCACCTGGGGTCTAACAGACTCACAGACAGGGAGAAGTGGCCTTTAGGAGAGCTTGTCTTCGTCTTCCTGGGCTGCCGTAACAAAGTGCCACAGCCCAGGAGCTTacaacagcaggaatttatcacCTGacgtctgaaatcaaggtgcctACAGGGCCCTGTTCCCTCTGAAGTCTGCAGGGTCCCGGTGGTACCACCGAAATGTGGCCGCCTCTCTGTCTCTTCCTGTCTCCAAacttcctcttcttataagggaGGCAGTCAGAGGGGAGAAAGGGCCCACCATACCCCGGCTGGCCTAATCTttaatgacatcttcaaagatcctgtttccgtgctgatgtgcacaaggagtgccctgccacgcaagggtgatccccgcgtaggggagccccacatgcaaggagtgcgccctgtaaggagagccgcctagcacgaaagaaagtgcagcctgcccaggaatggcaccgcacacacggagagatgacacaacaagatgacgcaacaaaaagaaacactgattcccatgctgctgacaacaacagaagtggacaaagaagatgcagcaaatgtacacagagaacaaagaacagacaaccggggtgggggggaggggagagaaataaataaataaatctttgggggaaaaaaaaaaagatcttgtttCCAACCAGGACCATATGCATGAGAAGAGGGGAGGGCTTGAACCGGTCCTTGTGGGGCTCATGAGTCAATCTATAGCAGAGGCCTAGGAAATAATGAAGCAAAGTTAGGTACCAGCCCCAGAAAGCAGGTGACATGAGGGAAAGCCAGAGGGACTGGACCAGAACCTAGCAGAAAAGGCCTCACTTCTTCAATGGAGCCTTTATGGGTGAATTGGGTCCCCCCCAAAAAATCTGTACAGGTCCTAAGCCCCTGCCCCACGAATGGGACCTTATTTGACGATcggttaagatgaggccaaactggaatAGGCTGCGCCTTGATCCAATAGGATTGGCgtccttaaaagaaaaaggaaatttggacagagtcagacagacagacacagggggAGGTCCTGTGAGGGTGGAGGCAGAGACTGCAGCGGGGCACCCTCCAAGCCGAGGAACGCTAGGGACTGCGGCCACCCCCGGAGGCTGGAAGCAGCAAGGAAGAACCCCCCCTACTGACTTGAGagcgtggccctgctgacacctcgaGGTGGGACGTACGGTCCCCAGAACTATGAGACAACACAATTTTGTTGTTGCAAAATTGTCCCTAGTTTGTGGTACAATTCCTGGCAGCCCTAGGAAGCCACAAGAGCACTAAGGGTTGAGGCGGCTCGTCATCCCGTGAACGCCTAGAGAAGAACCAGAGATGGAGAAGAGCTGGGTCCCAGAGCAGGAGCGGGAAACCAGGAGGGCTCAGAGAGGGCATTCCAGGCTTTGACTTGCCCGAGGGCAGTCATGTGGCAGCCCTGGCTGCATATCAAAGTCGCCTAAGATGCTCTGAACAGCCCCTAAATGCCTGggccccaccccacacccaggGAATTGGGAGTCCAGTCAGTGGGGCCCCAACATCGGGATCTTTTCAATGACTCTAATGAGCAGCGGGGTTGGAACACCTGTTCGGATGGTATCTGTGAACTTCCGTCATTTGTCCCACTGAATATTCACTTCTGTAGAGAGCCACTGTGGGGagggaaaagcaaaacaacatTCTGAACAGAACTGAAAGTCGGACAAGACCTCTGGGTTCGCGTCGAAGGGTCAGAGTTAAGGCTGGAGCTGAAAGGATTACTGGAGCGGGAGTGAGTGAGGGTTGATGTCTCCATGGTCTACAAGttagagagaaaagaacaaataaaatcagTTGGGCTTAGGGCTTGGTGCCAAGGGTGCTAAGATGTTTGTCGTCCCTAACCTTAGTTATCAAATACAAATCAGGCTTAAGGAATGGAGACGACAGACAAGGCTGTTTCTCCTAGAGCCATAAAGAAGGGCAAACAGATGCACCTATTTCTTTTATTATCAAGAGTTAGATAATATCACCCTGGTACTAGTGTGAGAATATCTGATTTATGCTTTTGCCAAATCTGTggcttaaaatgaaaataaattctcttttaaaaaaaaaccctgagataaactttatttttaaaggagctttaaattatagaaaagttacattaaaagtataggggattcccatataccccaccccgtccccctcacattttcccctattatcagcatcttacattagtgaggtacatttggtGAACAAACACTGAAGCActgctaaccaaggtctatagtttacattatggtttatactttgcactgtacacttttataggttttgacaaaatgtataatgacctgtgtcCATCACTGCACTATCACGCAGGACAATCCCAATGCCCTGAAAACGTCCGATGTTCCAgctcttcttcctttcccctcccctcattacctctgataaccactatctttataccatcgttacaagttcttccgttactacaataataataaatctacattggtccatggttgcatccccccaccccccagccctgtGAAACTAAGAGGAATTCATGTTAAAAACTGCCTGCTGGGCCGTTGCCTTCTCTTCTAATCCTGAGGCATGGTGGAGAAGGATGGCCCTACTGATTGACGTCTGAGGGCTTAGAATCTCCACAGCAATCACCTTTCCTCTGGGGAAGCCTGCTGAGACAGTCAGGTGAGCCAGCTATCTGATAGGACAACTTCCCACCCAGCAATGGCTGTCGAAGGACCCTGGCGAAGCACAGTCTTGACAGCGCTCTTAGGTGTTACTGCTGAACGCCgacaattaaaaacaaatctcCAAGACTATGTGGGAAATTAGAATGACCCAGAGGAGTTCCCCAAAGCCCTGTAATTCTAATGTTCTCTAGCAGCCAGTGTAGCCtaaattttcttttgctgtttctttctttcctcgaATGACATCCCAGGTCCCATACTCTGGCAGCTCAACTTATTGAACTGGTAAATTACacaataaaaatgaagattattgaaATGGGTGTAACCCAGCTCCCTACACACAAACGGATGCTGTGATATTTACACAAAACAGATGATGGGACTCAGTGAACTTCCGAGAAGAGAAAAGGCTGCAACTCACATTGTGGGTTGGGGACCAGTTGAGGAAAATGAGGAAAACTGGGAATTGGCCAGGGGAACAATTGGCGCatccctttttcttcttccattggAAGGATGAATTCCTTCCTTGGTTTTGGAAATACCCCACATCTTCTGAACCCTAACAAagattacttcttttttaaaaaatttattttgaatgtacatatatgaaaaatcactCGTGATGCCCAGTTCTATGAATTTGGCAAGTACACAGAACTGTAAAATCACCACCACAGTCAGGATGCAAAACAGTTTTCCCACCCCCAAAATTTCCTTGTGCTGCCCCTTCCAAAGAAGATTTTCAAGCAAGCTCTTTCAACAGAAAAGCTATTTTTGCAGAGTCCTCTTACAAATGGTTAGAGGCTGCCCAGATTCTTGTTTTGATACTGTTTGAGACGAATAAtgattgaaagaagaaaatggtcaGCAGGGACTTAGAAATCTTGACAGAACGAAAATGACTgttcaaaaatacaaaaaaagacaaaggaaaaaagttatTTCTGCTCTGACGCCTGTTTTCATCTCTCACTTCCAGTCTGCTCCTGGCTGGCCTGTTCCCCTGGCCCCACTACTGACCCTTCCTGGGcttcggtttcctcatctataaagagAGCACAGTGCAGAAGGCTGCAACAGTTGGGCCCACTCAGGTAAACTGCTCTGACCATAATCCCGAGGGCAGAAACTGGGAAACTGAGTCAAGTCCTGTCATCTTTAGCTTTTCCACAAAGCTCACATCCAGCCTCTGAGAATTCATAAAGCAAAAgcgcaaaaagaaaaaaatgttgacaaaCTGGAGAATGACGATTTCTAGGAAGGTTACATCTCGCtttccaaaaacaaagaaacttgTTCCTAGCATCGACAGAGCTTCAAATCTGTCTAGGAAGTGAGGCTGCCCCCTTACAAAGGGCGAAGCAAAGAGAGGGCCATTTTCTGAGTTCCTGATGGACCCAGAGAATTCAGCAGCTAAACTAAAAGTCCCTGGGATTCCATCCCTTCTTGGTTTATTTTCCATGAActactgtttttgttttcagaCCCAGGGACAGATCCGGACCCTTAGCCTCAGCCACCGCCTAAGAAAGGGCATTCTCATCCCTGTCATTTCTTCAAAGACCACTCTTCCCCGACGATCTGAGGGTCCAGCAAAGTGGAAAACCCCTTCTCTTCACTCAGGACAAACTGGGACTTGTAAAAATTAAAACGTCTTCACCTAACTACATGCAGGGCAAGGGCCTAAATACCAAACGTTCTGCCCtgaaaatatatccaaataaTGTCTCATCGTACGAAAGGCCCCTGAGGTCTCGGGCTGCTCTGCTATCCCCACCCTGTCTTCCTGAATCAGGAGTCCTTCTCCGGTGACAGCCGCTGAAGCCCTGGCAACCCCCAGGTCTACTCTGTAGaaaggatgggggaggagggatccAGGCAACGGTGCAGCAGACGCTGGGCGCTGGCTCTGCGGCTGAACATCAGCTGTATCGGTTGCCTCCATTTCAGGAACAGAAGGAAGGCTGCAGCCTTTCCGCTCAACTGGGGGTAGGGAAAGGGGGAGGTGACATTTCCAATAAGCGAGCTTCAAAAGTGCCAGGCTAGTCCCGGAGGTGAAAGACACCtgcgggctgggggtgggggtggggatctCGTCCTCGTAGGCATTTGATCCTCTGAGTCCA
This genomic stretch from Dasypus novemcinctus isolate mDasNov1 chromosome 21, mDasNov1.1.hap2, whole genome shotgun sequence harbors:
- the LOC101433375 gene encoding heparan sulfate glucosamine 3-O-sulfotransferase 3B1, which translates into the protein MGQRLSGSRSCLDVPGRLLPQPPPPAPPVRRKLALLFAMLCVWLYLFLYSCAGSCAAAPGLLLLGSGARGAHAPPALATVPDGTPPRLPFRTPPTTPLAAVREAAEGAESQEEQSPEAPDSPSPISSFFSGSGSKQLPQAIIIGVKKGGTRALLEFLRVHPDVRAVGAEPHFFDRSYDKGLAWYRDLMPRTLDGQVTMEKTPSYFVTREAPARISAMSKDTKLIVVVRDPVTRAISDYTQTLSKRPDIPTFESLTFKNRTAGLVDTSWSAIQIGIYAKHLEHWLRHFPLRQLLFVSGERLISDPAGELGRVQDFLGLKRIITDKHFYFNKTKGFPCLKKAEGSSKPHCLGKTKGRPHPAIAGDAVRRLRDFYRPFNLKFYQMTGHDFGWN